A single region of the Pseudokineococcus lusitanus genome encodes:
- the purF gene encoding amidophosphoribosyltransferase, whose product MPGGDGRLTHDLMPGEKGPQDACGVFGVWAPDEDVARLTYFGLYALQHRGQESAGIAVSTGSQLLVYKDMGLVSQVFDEPALRALQGTLAIGHTRYSTTGASRWENAQPTLGATASGTVALGHNGNLTNSHALREMVAEMSGEQHESATSGELARGNTTDTALVTALLAGRPDRTLEATALEVLPLLEGAFSLVFMDERTLYAARDRHGIRPLVLGRLERGWVVASETAALDIVGASYVREVEPGELVAVDAEGLRSVRFAEASPKGCVFEYVYLARPDTTISGRVVHAARVEMGRRLAAEHPVEADLVIPTPESGTPAAIGYAEASGIPYGQGLVKNSYVGRTFIQPDQTIRQLGIRLKLNPLREVIRGKRLVVVDDSVVRGNTQRALVRMLREAGAAEVHVRISSPPVTWPCFYGIDFASRAELIAAGLGVEEIRRSIGADSLGYISQEAMVEATEQPADRLCSACFTGEYPVPLPDAHRIGKHQLELGLTELRRDAVAGAAAAVASGGVKDPSGAGVGQDR is encoded by the coding sequence GTGCCCGGTGGCGACGGACGGCTGACCCACGACCTCATGCCCGGCGAGAAGGGCCCGCAGGACGCCTGCGGGGTCTTCGGCGTCTGGGCCCCCGACGAGGACGTCGCACGGCTGACGTACTTCGGCCTCTACGCGCTGCAGCACCGCGGCCAGGAGTCGGCGGGGATCGCCGTCAGCACCGGCTCGCAGCTGCTCGTCTACAAGGACATGGGCCTCGTCTCCCAGGTCTTCGACGAGCCGGCGCTCCGGGCCCTCCAGGGCACCCTGGCCATCGGCCACACGCGCTACTCGACGACGGGGGCGAGCCGCTGGGAGAACGCCCAGCCCACGCTCGGGGCCACGGCCTCCGGCACCGTCGCGCTCGGCCACAACGGCAACCTCACGAACAGCCACGCGCTGCGCGAGATGGTCGCCGAGATGTCCGGGGAGCAGCACGAGTCCGCCACGAGCGGCGAGCTCGCGCGGGGCAACACGACGGACACCGCCCTGGTCACCGCCCTGCTCGCGGGCCGCCCGGACCGCACGCTCGAGGCCACGGCCCTGGAGGTGCTGCCCCTGCTCGAGGGCGCCTTCAGCCTCGTCTTCATGGACGAGCGCACCCTCTACGCCGCGCGCGACCGCCACGGCATCCGCCCGCTCGTGCTGGGACGGCTCGAGCGCGGCTGGGTGGTCGCCAGCGAGACGGCGGCGCTCGACATCGTCGGCGCCAGCTACGTGCGCGAGGTCGAGCCGGGCGAGCTCGTCGCCGTCGACGCCGAGGGCCTTCGCAGCGTGCGCTTCGCCGAGGCCTCGCCGAAGGGCTGCGTCTTCGAGTACGTCTACCTGGCCCGCCCGGACACGACGATCTCCGGCCGCGTCGTCCACGCGGCGCGGGTCGAGATGGGCCGCCGGCTCGCCGCCGAGCACCCCGTCGAGGCCGACCTCGTCATCCCCACCCCGGAGTCGGGGACCCCGGCCGCCATCGGGTACGCCGAGGCGTCGGGCATCCCCTACGGCCAGGGGCTCGTCAAGAACAGCTACGTCGGGCGCACCTTCATCCAGCCGGACCAGACCATCCGTCAGCTGGGCATCAGGCTCAAGCTCAACCCGCTCCGCGAGGTCATCCGCGGCAAGCGGCTCGTCGTCGTCGACGACTCCGTCGTCCGCGGCAACACGCAGCGCGCGCTGGTCCGGATGCTCCGCGAGGCGGGCGCCGCGGAGGTGCACGTGCGCATCTCGTCCCCGCCGGTGACGTGGCCCTGCTTCTACGGCATCGACTTCGCCAGCCGCGCCGAGCTCATCGCCGCCGGCCTGGGCGTCGAGGAGATCCGCCGCAGCATCGGCGCGGACTCGCTCGGCTACATCTCGCAGGAGGCGATGGTCGAGGCGACCGAGCAGCCCGCCGACCGCCTCTGCAGCGCCTGCTTCACGGGGGAGTACCCCGTGCCGCTGCCGGACGCCCACCGGATCGGCAAGCACCAGCTCGAGCTCGGCCTCACGGAGCTGCGGCGCGACGCCGTGGCCGGGGCCGCGGCGGCCGTCGCCAGCGGCGGCGTGAAGGACCCCAGCGGCGCCGGCGTCGGGCAGGACCGGTGA
- the purM gene encoding phosphoribosylformylglycinamidine cyclo-ligase: MTGAGVPGGGTTYADAGVDVEAGDRAVALMKEAVARTHGPEVLGGLGGFAGVFDASALLGMRRPLLTTSTDGVGTKIAVARAMDVHDTIGVDLVAMVVDDLVVSGARPLFMTDYIACGRVVPERVADVVRGIARGCAETGTALVGGETAEHPGLMAPDEYDVAGAATGVVEADDVLGAHRVAAGDVVLGLAASGLHSNGYSLVRRVVADAGWALDRHVDELGRTLGEELLEPTRLYTRPCLDLAGRLGADLHALSHVTGGGLAANLARVLPVGLQAVVDRATWTPPAVVQLVGRLGGVPRADLERTLNLGVGMVAVVAPDVADEAVRLLAAADLPTWVLGRVADDDGLRDESTTAGAKGVDGGSVRTTGEHPAA; the protein is encoded by the coding sequence GTGACCGGCGCGGGCGTCCCCGGCGGGGGCACCACCTACGCCGACGCCGGGGTCGACGTCGAGGCGGGCGACCGGGCGGTCGCGCTCATGAAGGAGGCCGTGGCCCGCACGCACGGCCCCGAGGTGCTCGGCGGTCTCGGCGGCTTCGCGGGCGTCTTCGACGCGTCGGCCCTGCTGGGCATGCGTCGGCCGCTGCTGACGACCTCGACCGACGGCGTCGGCACGAAGATCGCCGTGGCCCGGGCCATGGACGTCCACGACACGATCGGTGTCGACCTCGTGGCGATGGTCGTCGACGACCTCGTCGTGAGCGGCGCGCGGCCCCTCTTCATGACCGACTACATCGCCTGCGGCCGCGTCGTGCCCGAGCGTGTGGCGGACGTCGTCCGCGGCATCGCCCGGGGCTGCGCCGAGACTGGCACCGCGCTCGTCGGCGGCGAGACCGCGGAGCACCCCGGCCTCATGGCCCCGGACGAGTACGACGTCGCCGGCGCGGCGACGGGCGTCGTCGAGGCCGACGACGTCCTCGGCGCCCACCGGGTCGCGGCCGGGGACGTCGTCCTCGGCCTGGCGGCGTCCGGCCTCCACAGCAACGGCTACTCGCTCGTGCGCCGTGTCGTCGCGGACGCCGGCTGGGCGCTCGACCGTCACGTCGACGAGCTGGGGCGGACCCTCGGCGAGGAGCTGCTGGAGCCCACCCGGCTCTACACCCGGCCGTGCCTCGACCTCGCGGGCCGGCTCGGCGCCGACCTCCACGCGTTGAGCCACGTCACCGGCGGCGGGCTGGCGGCCAACCTCGCGCGGGTGCTGCCCGTCGGGCTGCAGGCCGTCGTCGACCGGGCGACGTGGACGCCGCCCGCCGTCGTGCAGCTCGTCGGCCGGCTCGGCGGGGTGCCGCGCGCCGACCTCGAGCGCACGCTCAACCTCGGTGTCGGCATGGTCGCCGTCGTGGCCCCCGACGTCGCCGACGAGGCGGTCCGCCTGCTCGCGGCGGCCGACCTGCCGACGTGGGTGCTCGGACGGGTCGCCGACGACGACGGCCTGCGCGACGAGAGCACGACCGCCGGGGCGAAGGGCGTGGACGGCGGGAGCGTGCGGACCACGGGGGAGCACCCCGCCGCCTGA
- a CDS encoding DUF3073 domain-containing protein, whose amino-acid sequence MTTPRDRRSPACPARRSEGVDAMGRGRQKAKQTKVARQLKYYSPETDYKSLERELGHPGASYESPERERPDDDAEDDGYSRWATGSG is encoded by the coding sequence ATGACCACGCCCCGGGACCGCCGCTCGCCGGCCTGCCCGGCACGACGTTCAGAGGGGGTCGACGCCATGGGGCGCGGCCGTCAGAAGGCGAAGCAGACCAAGGTCGCTCGCCAGCTCAAGTACTACAGCCCGGAGACGGACTACAAGTCCCTCGAGCGCGAGCTCGGGCACCCCGGCGCGTCGTACGAGTCCCCGGAGCGTGAGCGCCCCGACGACGACGCGGAGGACGACGGCTACAGCCGTTGGGCCACCGGCTCCGGCTGA
- the bldC gene encoding developmental transcriptional regulator BldC — protein sequence MTARTDEVETLLTPAEVAALFRVDPKTVTRWAKAGKLSSIRTLGGHRRYREAEVRSLLAGVLPQQRSADA from the coding sequence ATGACCGCTCGGACCGACGAGGTCGAGACCCTGCTCACGCCCGCCGAGGTGGCGGCGCTCTTCCGGGTGGACCCGAAGACCGTCACCCGCTGGGCGAAGGCGGGCAAGCTCTCCTCCATCCGCACCCTCGGCGGCCACCGCCGCTACCGCGAGGCCGAGGTCCGCTCGCTCCTCGCGGGCGTGCTGCCGCAGCAGCGCTCCGCCGACGCCTGA
- the def gene encoding peptide deformylase, whose product MGVVHPVVRDGDPVLHRPCAPVTVFDDALRQLEADMVASMYAADGVGLAANQIGVDARIFVMDCPDARGNRVVATVVNPVLKLPLLARRVTEDEGCLSVPGETAPVERAATAVVTGVDVFGEPVRVSTDGVAAVCLQHETDHLDGTLYVDRLDAPTRAAVLTAAGLAPR is encoded by the coding sequence GTGGGCGTCGTGCACCCGGTCGTCCGCGACGGCGACCCCGTCCTGCACCGTCCGTGCGCGCCCGTCACCGTCTTCGACGACGCGCTCCGCCAGCTGGAGGCCGACATGGTCGCCAGCATGTACGCGGCGGACGGGGTCGGGCTGGCCGCCAACCAGATCGGCGTCGACGCCCGCATCTTCGTCATGGACTGCCCGGACGCCCGCGGCAACCGCGTCGTCGCGACGGTCGTCAACCCCGTCCTCAAGCTGCCCCTCCTCGCGCGGCGCGTGACCGAGGACGAGGGCTGCCTCTCCGTCCCGGGGGAGACGGCGCCGGTCGAGCGGGCGGCCACGGCCGTCGTCACGGGCGTCGACGTCTTCGGCGAGCCGGTCCGCGTCTCCACGGACGGGGTCGCGGCGGTCTGCCTGCAGCACGAGACCGACCACCTCGACGGCACGCTCTACGTCGACCGGCTCGACGCCCCGACGCGCGCCGCCGTCCTCACCGCCGCGGGGCTCGCCCCCCGCTGA
- a CDS encoding ATP-dependent 6-phosphofructokinase, with translation MARSDADIDFEVQTLGPRTVPSPLAPLLEARRTSHHAVEEGDRILFDDTLSSSERRGDSPQLSLEAAGPRRKLFFDPSKVRVGIVTCGGLCPGINNVIRGLVSELTTHYGVRRIHGFRNGYQGFVPEYGHDVVDLSVESVDGIAALGGTILGSSRGQQDIGQIVDCLERMGINILFVIGGDGSMKGAQRISAEISRRDRAIGVVGVPKTIDNDIPFLDQSFGFQTAFSEATRSIRSAKVEARSAPGGVSVVKLMGRHSGFIACYAALAQNDADFVLIPEVPFHLDGPGGFLEHLRERVATQGHALVVAAEGAGQELFTEADAEGGLVDASGNKRLQDVGRLLRQRISEDFSSRGLELNLRYIDPSYVIRSVPANPYDSVYCTRLAHAAVHAAMAGRTNMVVGRWRRRFVHIPIQLAVSTRNRVDPNGDLWWSVLEATGQPVSFGVGEESIEVPAFGGQ, from the coding sequence ATGGCGCGCAGCGACGCCGACATCGACTTCGAGGTGCAGACGCTCGGGCCCCGCACGGTCCCGTCCCCCCTCGCCCCGCTCCTCGAGGCCCGGCGGACGAGCCACCACGCCGTCGAGGAGGGCGACCGCATCCTCTTCGACGACACGCTGTCGTCGTCCGAGCGCCGCGGGGACTCCCCGCAGCTCAGCCTCGAGGCCGCCGGCCCGCGGCGGAAGCTCTTCTTCGACCCCTCGAAGGTGCGCGTCGGCATCGTCACGTGCGGAGGGCTCTGCCCCGGCATCAACAACGTCATCCGCGGCCTCGTCTCGGAGCTGACGACGCACTACGGCGTCCGCCGGATCCACGGCTTCCGCAACGGGTACCAGGGCTTCGTGCCCGAGTACGGCCACGACGTCGTGGACCTGTCCGTCGAGTCCGTCGACGGCATCGCGGCGCTGGGCGGCACCATCCTCGGCAGCTCGCGCGGTCAGCAGGACATCGGCCAGATCGTCGACTGCCTCGAGCGGATGGGCATCAACATCCTCTTCGTCATCGGCGGCGACGGGTCGATGAAGGGCGCGCAGCGCATCTCGGCGGAGATCTCCCGCCGCGACCGCGCCATCGGCGTCGTCGGCGTCCCCAAGACGATCGACAACGACATCCCCTTCCTCGACCAGAGCTTCGGCTTCCAGACCGCCTTCTCGGAGGCCACGCGCTCCATCCGCAGCGCCAAGGTCGAGGCCCGGTCCGCGCCCGGCGGCGTCAGCGTCGTGAAGCTCATGGGGCGCCACAGCGGCTTCATCGCCTGCTACGCGGCGCTGGCGCAGAACGACGCCGACTTCGTGCTCATCCCCGAGGTCCCGTTCCACCTCGACGGGCCGGGCGGCTTCCTGGAGCACCTCCGCGAGCGGGTCGCCACGCAGGGCCACGCCCTCGTCGTGGCCGCCGAGGGGGCCGGCCAGGAGCTGTTCACCGAGGCCGACGCCGAGGGCGGCCTCGTCGACGCGTCGGGCAACAAGCGTCTGCAGGACGTGGGACGGCTGCTGCGGCAGCGCATCTCGGAGGACTTCTCCTCCCGCGGCCTCGAGCTGAACCTCCGCTACATCGACCCGAGCTACGTCATCCGCAGCGTGCCCGCCAACCCCTACGACTCCGTCTACTGCACGCGGCTGGCGCACGCCGCCGTCCACGCGGCGATGGCGGGGCGGACCAACATGGTCGTCGGGCGCTGGCGCCGCCGCTTCGTGCACATCCCGATCCAGCTCGCCGTCAGCACCCGCAACCGGGTGGACCCCAACGGCGACCTGTGGTGGTCGGTCCTCGAGGCCACGGGGCAGCCGGTCAGCTTCGGCGTGGGCGAGGAGAGCATCGAGGTGCCCGCCTTCGGGGGCCAGTGA
- a CDS encoding antitoxin has protein sequence MALNIGRLVGQARRFASQNPDKVTSGLDRLGDVVDRRTGGKHASQIAKAKDAASKALGGSTGRRPEDGTDGPVGRRPHR, from the coding sequence GTGGCGCTCAACATCGGCAGGCTCGTGGGGCAGGCGCGGCGCTTCGCGTCGCAGAACCCCGACAAGGTGACCTCGGGCCTCGACCGGCTCGGGGACGTCGTGGACCGGCGGACGGGTGGCAAGCACGCCTCGCAGATCGCCAAGGCGAAGGACGCGGCCTCGAAGGCCCTCGGCGGCTCGACGGGCCGTCGGCCGGAGGACGGCACCGACGGCCCGGTGGGGCGTCGGCCGCACCGCTGA
- a CDS encoding precorrin-6A/cobalt-precorrin-6A reductase: MTGHVLVLGGTTEARALAVEVGDLPDVRLTTSLPSTRAVPADLPGEVHHGGFGGPDGLAAFLRAEGVRVVVDATSPFAARITETALLACADVGVPLLVLERPSWVASSGDDWRPVPDLAAAAAALAAGPWERALVAAGARELGPLARLERPRLLLRVTRLPEPPLPRGCEVLLRSSSAGDVDVERRVLVERGVGVVVTTDSGGPGAAAVLVAAREVGLPVLLVQRPLVLVPGGEEPERVASPAEAVERLLALLGPAQRSE; encoded by the coding sequence GTGACGGGTCACGTCCTCGTCCTCGGGGGCACCACGGAGGCGCGCGCGCTGGCCGTGGAGGTCGGTGACCTCCCCGACGTCCGGCTCACGACGTCGCTGCCCTCGACGCGCGCCGTGCCGGCCGACCTGCCGGGCGAGGTGCACCACGGCGGCTTCGGCGGACCGGACGGCCTCGCGGCCTTCCTGCGCGCCGAGGGGGTCCGCGTCGTCGTCGACGCGACGTCGCCCTTCGCCGCCCGGATCACCGAGACCGCCCTGCTGGCGTGCGCCGACGTCGGGGTGCCGCTGCTCGTGCTCGAGCGGCCGTCCTGGGTGGCGAGCTCGGGCGACGACTGGCGCCCGGTGCCCGACCTGGCCGCGGCGGCCGCCGCGCTCGCGGCCGGGCCGTGGGAGCGCGCCCTCGTGGCCGCGGGCGCGCGCGAGCTCGGGCCGCTGGCCCGCCTCGAGCGCCCCCGTCTCCTCCTGCGCGTCACCCGTCTGCCCGAGCCGCCGCTGCCCCGGGGCTGCGAGGTGCTGCTGCGCTCGTCGTCGGCCGGCGACGTCGACGTCGAGCGGCGCGTGCTCGTGGAGCGCGGGGTGGGCGTCGTCGTGACGACCGACAGCGGCGGTCCCGGGGCCGCCGCCGTCCTCGTCGCCGCGCGCGAGGTGGGGCTGCCGGTGCTGCTCGTGCAGCGACCGCTCGTGCTCGTGCCGGGCGGCGAGGAGCCCGAGCGCGTGGCCTCGCCCGCCGAGGCCGTCGAGCGGCTGCTCGCGCTGCTGGGCCCGGCTCAGAGGTCGGAGTAG
- a CDS encoding C40 family peptidase — MRTSVAPSPARAVLLLVAALALALGLATAPAPSASAATTGQTALKAASTRAGMPYVYGAAGPTKFDCSGLTQWSFKQAGKSLPRTAAQQRASMKKISGKALAPGDLVFFHNSSGGVYHVGIYAGSWQIWDAPKPGKNVSKRAIWAKSGVTFGRA, encoded by the coding sequence ATGCGTACTTCCGTCGCGCCCAGCCCTGCTCGCGCCGTCCTCCTGCTCGTCGCCGCCCTCGCCCTCGCGCTGGGCCTGGCGACCGCCCCGGCGCCCTCGGCGTCGGCCGCCACCACCGGCCAGACGGCCCTCAAGGCCGCCTCCACCCGCGCCGGCATGCCGTACGTGTACGGCGCCGCCGGCCCCACGAAGTTCGACTGCTCGGGCCTCACGCAGTGGTCCTTCAAGCAGGCCGGCAAGTCGCTGCCCCGCACCGCCGCCCAGCAGCGCGCGTCGATGAAGAAGATCTCCGGCAAGGCCCTGGCCCCGGGCGACCTCGTCTTCTTCCACAACTCCTCCGGCGGCGTCTACCACGTCGGCATCTACGCCGGCAGCTGGCAGATCTGGGACGCCCCCAAGCCGGGCAAGAACGTCAGCAAGCGCGCCATCTGGGCCAAGAGCGGCGTCACCTTCGGCCGCGCCTGA
- a CDS encoding metallopeptidase family protein: MSDEEFEGAVADGLDTIPPELAAAMRNVVVLVADEPTEEQLASVREPGAPEAEGVGDGDDDGGTLLGLYEGTPLTERDGWWDAGSLPDRITLFKGPLLRMCEDADELAEEVAVTVVHEVAHHFGIDDDRLHELGWG; this comes from the coding sequence ATGAGCGACGAGGAGTTCGAGGGTGCGGTCGCGGACGGCCTCGACACCATCCCGCCGGAGCTCGCCGCGGCGATGCGCAACGTCGTCGTGCTCGTCGCGGACGAGCCCACGGAGGAGCAGCTGGCGTCGGTGCGGGAGCCGGGCGCCCCTGAGGCCGAGGGCGTCGGCGACGGGGACGACGACGGCGGGACCCTGCTCGGTCTCTACGAGGGCACGCCGCTCACCGAGCGGGACGGCTGGTGGGACGCCGGCTCGCTGCCGGACCGCATCACGCTCTTCAAGGGACCGCTGCTGCGGATGTGCGAGGACGCCGACGAGCTCGCGGAGGAGGTGGCCGTGACCGTCGTCCACGAGGTGGCGCACCACTTCGGGATCGACGACGACCGGCTCCACGAGCTCGGCTGGGGCTGA
- a CDS encoding DNA topoisomerase IB, translating into MPRLRTSSPNDPGWTRRKHGKGFRYLDALGEPISKEDRRRCEELVIPPAWTDVWICPWANGHIQVVGTDVAGRRQYRYHDQWRAERDKRKHDRVLEVAERLPAARETVAEHLGLPGMPRERALATAFRLLDLGFFRVGGESYTEANGSYGLATIEKQHVSVEGDTIAFDYVAKSGKDRHVAVADAAVVDAVLTLKRRRGPGTDDLLAWKDADGWHDVSSTDINAYVKDVVGGEVSAKDFRTWHATVLAAVALAVSTQAAGSATARKRAISRAMQEVSMYLGNTPTVARASYVDPRVVDLFEDGVTVENALALLGDDVEVGEPATHGRIEAAVLALLHDEPVSDLRAPRGRRPQPAEGRRRATGATAA; encoded by the coding sequence ATGCCGAGGCTGCGCACGTCGTCCCCCAACGACCCGGGGTGGACCCGTCGCAAGCACGGGAAGGGGTTCCGGTACCTCGACGCGCTCGGGGAGCCGATCTCGAAGGAGGACCGGCGGCGGTGCGAGGAGCTCGTCATCCCGCCGGCGTGGACGGACGTCTGGATCTGCCCGTGGGCCAACGGGCACATCCAGGTGGTGGGGACCGACGTCGCGGGGCGGCGCCAGTACCGGTACCACGACCAGTGGCGGGCGGAGCGGGACAAGCGCAAGCACGACCGGGTCCTCGAGGTGGCGGAGCGGCTGCCCGCGGCACGGGAGACCGTGGCCGAGCACCTCGGCCTCCCGGGCATGCCGCGGGAGCGGGCGCTCGCCACCGCCTTCCGGCTGCTCGACCTCGGCTTCTTCCGCGTCGGCGGGGAGAGCTACACCGAGGCGAACGGCAGCTACGGGCTCGCGACGATCGAGAAGCAGCACGTCAGCGTCGAGGGCGACACGATCGCCTTCGACTACGTCGCCAAGTCCGGCAAGGACCGCCACGTCGCGGTGGCCGACGCGGCCGTCGTCGACGCCGTCCTCACGCTCAAGCGGCGGCGCGGGCCGGGCACCGACGACCTCCTCGCCTGGAAGGACGCCGACGGCTGGCACGACGTGTCCAGCACCGACATCAACGCCTACGTCAAGGACGTCGTCGGGGGCGAGGTGTCCGCCAAGGACTTCCGCACGTGGCACGCCACGGTGCTGGCCGCCGTCGCGCTGGCGGTCTCGACGCAGGCCGCCGGCTCCGCGACCGCCCGCAAGCGCGCGATCTCCCGCGCCATGCAGGAGGTCTCGATGTACCTCGGCAACACGCCGACCGTCGCGCGGGCCAGCTACGTCGACCCGCGGGTCGTCGACCTCTTCGAGGACGGCGTCACGGTCGAGAACGCCCTCGCCCTCCTGGGCGACGACGTCGAGGTCGGCGAGCCCGCCACCCACGGGCGGATCGAGGCCGCCGTCCTCGCGCTCCTGCACGACGAGCCGGTCTCGGACCTGCGGGCGCCGAGGGGCCGTCGTCCGCAGCCCGCCGAGGGGCGGCGTCGGGCCACCGGGGCGACAGCCGCCTGA
- a CDS encoding nitrite/sulfite reductase, which yields MTAPTASARPARAARPQGQWAVDGTEPLNHNEVFKQQDMALNVRERVETVYAKEGFASIDPDDLRGRLRWWGLYTQRKPGIDGGRTAQLEPHELEDEFFMMRVRIDGGALTTEQLRVVADISVEFARGTADISDRQNIQMHWVRIEDVPEIWRRLEAVGLWTTEACGDCPRVVLGSPVAGVSAEELLDPTPQIEEIQRRFIGDPALANLPRKFKSAITGHPSQDVVHEINDVSFLAVEHPELGLGYDVFVGGGLSTSARLASRIGAFVRPEEVPDVWHGVVQVFRDYGYRRLRNKARLKYLLADWGPEKFRQVLEDEYLHRSLPDGPPPPAPVGSADHVGVHAQKDGRRYVGVAPSVGRVSGEVLRGVADVAEAHGSRRVRLTPHQKLVVLDVPADEAEDVVAELGALGLEARPSLFRRTTMACTGIEFCKLAIVDTKDTATRAAAELDVRLAEVQQRLPAPVRLHVNGCANSCARVQTADIGLKGQLVMGADGEQVPGFQVHLGGGLASADREEPGLGRTVRGLKVTADDLVEYVERVVTRYADSRDGDETFATWAHRVEEDVLR from the coding sequence ATGACCGCCCCCACCGCGTCAGCCCGTCCGGCCCGCGCCGCGCGTCCGCAGGGCCAGTGGGCCGTCGACGGCACGGAGCCCCTCAACCACAACGAGGTCTTCAAGCAGCAGGACATGGCCCTCAACGTGCGCGAGCGCGTCGAGACGGTCTACGCGAAGGAGGGCTTCGCGAGCATCGACCCCGACGACCTGCGCGGTCGGCTGCGGTGGTGGGGGCTGTACACGCAGCGCAAGCCGGGGATCGACGGCGGCCGCACCGCCCAGCTGGAGCCGCACGAGCTCGAGGACGAGTTCTTCATGATGCGGGTGCGCATCGACGGCGGGGCGCTGACGACGGAGCAGCTGCGCGTCGTCGCGGACATCTCCGTGGAGTTCGCGCGGGGCACGGCGGACATCAGCGACCGGCAGAACATCCAGATGCACTGGGTGCGGATCGAGGACGTGCCGGAGATCTGGCGGCGTCTCGAGGCGGTCGGGCTGTGGACGACGGAGGCGTGCGGCGACTGCCCGCGCGTCGTCCTCGGCTCCCCGGTGGCCGGCGTCTCGGCCGAGGAGCTGCTGGACCCGACGCCGCAGATCGAGGAGATCCAGCGGCGCTTCATCGGGGACCCGGCGCTGGCCAACCTGCCGCGCAAGTTCAAGTCGGCGATCACGGGCCACCCGAGCCAGGACGTCGTGCACGAGATCAACGACGTGTCCTTCCTCGCCGTCGAGCACCCGGAGCTCGGCCTCGGCTACGACGTCTTCGTCGGCGGCGGCCTCTCGACGAGCGCGCGCCTCGCGTCGCGGATCGGTGCCTTCGTCCGGCCGGAGGAGGTGCCCGACGTCTGGCACGGCGTCGTGCAGGTCTTCCGCGACTACGGGTACCGGCGGCTGCGCAACAAGGCGCGGCTGAAGTACCTGCTCGCGGACTGGGGGCCGGAGAAGTTCCGCCAGGTCCTCGAGGACGAGTACCTCCACCGGAGCCTGCCGGACGGCCCGCCGCCGCCCGCGCCCGTGGGGAGCGCCGACCACGTCGGCGTCCACGCGCAGAAGGACGGCCGTCGCTACGTCGGCGTCGCCCCGTCGGTCGGTCGGGTCAGCGGCGAGGTGCTGCGGGGGGTGGCCGACGTCGCCGAGGCGCACGGCAGCCGCCGGGTGCGGCTCACGCCGCACCAGAAGCTCGTCGTCCTCGACGTGCCGGCCGACGAGGCCGAGGACGTCGTGGCCGAGCTCGGCGCGCTCGGCCTCGAGGCCCGGCCGTCGCTGTTCCGCCGGACGACGATGGCGTGCACCGGCATCGAGTTCTGCAAGCTCGCCATCGTCGACACGAAGGACACGGCCACGCGCGCCGCGGCCGAGCTGGACGTGCGGCTGGCCGAGGTGCAGCAGCGGCTGCCCGCGCCGGTGCGCCTGCACGTCAACGGCTGCGCCAACTCCTGCGCCCGCGTCCAGACGGCCGACATCGGCCTGAAGGGCCAGCTCGTCATGGGCGCCGACGGCGAGCAGGTCCCCGGCTTCCAGGTGCACCTCGGCGGCGGCCTCGCGTCGGCCGACCGCGAGGAGCCGGGCCTGGGGCGGACCGTGCGCGGGCTCAAGGTCACGGCCGACGACCTCGTCGAGTACGTGGAGCGCGTCGTCACCCGGTACGCGGACTCCCGCGACGGCGACGAGACCTTCGCCACGTGGGCCCACCGGGTCGAGGAGGACGTGCTGCGATGA